One genomic region from Arthrobacter sp. FB24 encodes:
- a CDS encoding alpha/beta hydrolase translates to MTFDPASFVFSQPSEATAIRASTVLPARRENIELRTEDGHVLVGELAVPESGGISATLITLHPLPTHGGFMDSHVYRKASYRLPALAGVAVLRFNTRGTSSPRGTSEGRFEEGIGERLDVEAAVRFAASRDLPNRWLVGWSFGTELALMYGATDPVASLVEGAVLLSPPLHRATDAHLQEWAASGKPMKVLVPEHDDYLQPAAAAERFSLVPQAEVVGVDGAKHLWVGEKYASRVLNEIVDEVTVRGAGPDGLPQEWSGPVASATP, encoded by the coding sequence ATGACTTTTGACCCGGCGTCGTTCGTATTCAGCCAGCCCTCCGAAGCAACCGCCATCCGGGCTTCAACCGTCCTCCCGGCCCGCCGGGAAAACATCGAACTACGTACCGAGGATGGTCACGTCCTCGTTGGCGAGCTGGCTGTCCCCGAATCGGGCGGGATCAGTGCCACGCTGATCACACTGCATCCCCTGCCCACCCATGGCGGCTTCATGGACTCGCACGTTTATCGCAAGGCCTCCTACCGGCTGCCGGCACTCGCCGGCGTCGCTGTCCTCAGGTTCAATACCAGGGGGACCAGTTCGCCCCGCGGCACTAGCGAGGGCCGGTTCGAGGAAGGCATCGGTGAACGGCTCGACGTCGAGGCGGCCGTGCGGTTCGCAGCTTCCAGGGATCTGCCCAACCGCTGGCTGGTGGGCTGGTCGTTCGGAACGGAGCTGGCCCTCATGTACGGCGCAACGGATCCCGTGGCATCACTGGTGGAAGGCGCCGTGCTGCTTTCACCCCCGCTGCACCGTGCTACAGACGCGCACCTGCAGGAATGGGCCGCCTCCGGCAAGCCCATGAAAGTGCTGGTCCCCGAACATGACGACTACCTCCAGCCGGCGGCCGCCGCAGAGCGCTTCAGCCTGGTGCCGCAGGCGGAGGTTGTGGGTGTCGACGGCGCCAAGCACCTGTGGGTGGGGGAGAAGTACGCCTCCCGGGTGCTCAACGAAATCGTGGACGAGGTCACGGTGCGGGGCGCTGGCCCCGACGGCCTGCCACAGGAATGGAGCGGGCCCGTCGCCTCGGCAACGCCGTAA
- the nucS gene encoding endonuclease NucS, producing MRLVIARCSVDYVGRLKAHLPLATRLLLVKADGSVLVHSDGGSYKPLNWMSPPASLRVSTPDEVDLELGVTEQWTVQSAKTDDRLIINIHEQLHDTSHELGQDPGLIKDGVEADLQRLLADQIERLGTGFSLIRREYFTAIGPVDILARDADGATVAIELKRRGDIDGVEQLTRYLELLNRDPLLAPVRGIFAAQQIKPQAKVLANDRGIDCVTLDYDAMRGVDDSESRLF from the coding sequence GTGCGTTTAGTCATAGCCCGTTGTTCTGTTGATTATGTCGGCCGCCTCAAGGCCCATCTGCCTCTTGCCACCAGGCTTCTGCTGGTCAAGGCGGACGGGTCCGTGCTGGTGCACTCCGACGGCGGCTCCTACAAGCCGCTGAACTGGATGAGCCCTCCGGCCAGCCTTCGGGTCTCCACTCCCGACGAAGTGGACCTGGAGCTCGGCGTCACTGAACAGTGGACGGTCCAGTCCGCGAAGACCGACGACCGGCTCATCATCAACATCCACGAGCAGCTGCACGATACCTCCCACGAGCTGGGCCAGGATCCGGGCCTCATAAAGGACGGCGTCGAGGCTGACCTGCAGCGGCTGCTGGCTGACCAGATCGAGCGCCTCGGCACCGGATTTTCCCTGATCCGGCGCGAGTACTTCACCGCCATTGGTCCCGTGGACATCCTCGCCAGGGACGCCGACGGCGCCACGGTGGCCATTGAACTCAAAAGGCGCGGCGACATCGACGGCGTCGAACAGCTGACCCGCTACCTTGAGCTCCTCAACAGGGATCCGCTGCTGGCACCGGTCCGCGGCATCTTCGCCGCGCAGCAGATCAAGCCGCAGGCCAAGGTGCTGGCCAACGACCGCGGCATCGACTGCGTCACCCTGGACTACGACGCCATGCGCGGCGTGGACGACAGCGAATCACG